CTTCCGCAGTAGTTGGGTTTGGGTATAGACTTACGTTGACCTGCGCAGGCTCCGTCACAAACGCCACCGTACGTACAGGCGAGTAAGCCACAGTACCGTCTGTATCTACTTGCTTGAGGCGGTAGTAGATTTTTTGGCCTAGGCGAGCGGCACGAGCATCGAGCAAGCTGTATTCGTGCGCGGTAGTGCTAGTACCCTGACCTTTCACCGTGCCTGCAGCCACAAACGTAATCCCATCAAGCGAGCGTTCTACTTCGAAGTGGTCATTGGCTTTCTCCGAAGCAGTCGACCAAGCAAGTACTGCGTCATTGCCTTTTGCAGTAGCTGTGAAAGCCGTCAGCTCGACGGGTAGCGGGAGGCTACCAATCGTGAACGTCACAGGCTGAGTGTTCGTACCCCCGTTGGCATCTACCGTCGTGATCGTTACTGTGTACGTACCACTCTTCAGCAGAGCCCGGTTGGAGACAGTAAGAACACCAGTAGTAGAATTGATGGTCACGCCAGCTGGCAGCGCATTGCTGCCCGAAGCTAGTGCCGCTGAGCGAACACCATTGTCGGTGATGGCCTGGGGAGAAGCCGCGTTGTAGGTGCCACCATTTGCGTCGAAGGCATTGCTGATGATGTCGCTATCCTGATAGGGATTGTTGCCTCCTTTCGGCGTGGTGTTCGTGTACACGGAGTTCACATCTTGACCAACTGGAATGAGGTAGGTAGCAGGCAGCGAAGTAGCACCAGCGGCATCCGTAGCCGTATAAGTGAAAGAAGCATTGCCTACGTACCCTGCAGCTGGGTCAAACGTCAATTTCGCAATGTCAGCTAAGGTGACGGTAGCACCCGGCGCCAACGCAGTAGTTCCGTTGTAGAGAATACCCTGGGTGTTGCTCGGGAGCGTTGCGATGGTATACGTTTTAATGTCCGTGTTACCATCTGCGTCCGTGGCGCTTAGCGAAGAAAGCAGCAGAGGACCAGCCGTGTTGCCCTCAGGCGACTGCAACGTATTTATCAAGTTAGCCGCTACCGGCGCACGATTGCTTGTTGTTGCCGTGTTCTGAGTCGCAGTATTGTTGCCAGTTGTACCATTGTCACCAGTAGCTCGTACGTTACTCACCACGGCGAAGCTCGTGCTAGGTGCCGTAAAGCTGATCGTGTTGGTTACTGTGTTAACGTCACCTGGGTTAAGAGTCGAGGGCACCAGTATGGTAATCGTAGCACCTGAAGCTACCGTGATGGGCGCGCCACCATTGAGAGAGTAGCTCGTTACGCCGGCCGGCAGGGTCACAGTTTGAGTTACGTTAGTAGCGGGCGAAGCACTATTGTTGCGCGTTACTACCGAATAATTCACCGTGTTGCCAGCTACGGTAGTTGCCGGACCTGTTATGCTGGTCGCAACGTCTACGCTCGACGTAATAGCTATCTTAACTACGGTCGTGTTATCACTCGTTGTCGGATCCGATTCGTTGCCGCGCACAGCCGCTATGGCTACCATTGGATCAATGCTAGGTGCTTTGCTTACCGTGATGGTGTTGGTGACGGCACCTGCAGCCCCTGTGTTTGGGATGCTCGTGCTGGGGAAAGTCACCAAGCCAGTGACGTTGTCGTAGCTGCCACCGCCCGTTACTACTACAGTACCTCCATTGCTGGTGAGGCCTGCTGGTAGTTGCACGGTTTGCACCACACCCGTTGCCGTACCCGTGCTAGTTGCCGCGTTGGTCGTCGTGACGGTAAAGGTCACTGGCTGACCAGCTGTTTGGGTGACAACGTTGGCCAAAAGGATCGTGGTCAGATCGTTCTGTGCCGTTGTAGCGGGTTGAACTGTGGTAGCTAGGCTAGCCGAGTTGTTGCTAACATTAGGATCAGTCGTTCCCGTTACCATTGCTGTTGCAACGGGCACAAGTACGTTGGTGCTAGCCGGAGCATTCAAGGTTATAGTTCCGGAAGTAGCGGCATCATTACCAACGCTCTGATTGGACTGAGCTGGGAAACGGACAACACCATCAGCACTGTTATAGCCCGAGGTAGTAGAGTTAGGCAGCACGTTGCCGGCTGCGTCGCGCACCACAACACCGGTTAAGCCACTTGGCAACTGCACAGTAGTCGTGACACTCGCCGCAACGGAACCGCCGTTGTTGGTAGTAGTCACCGCATACGTGAGCGGGTTACCGGCAACGATGGTGCTAGGTCCTGTGAGCCTTACCTGCACGTCGGCGCTAGCCATGATGGTTGTTGTAACCATCGCCGTGTTGTTGGTTAGGCTTGTCTCGGCCGAGTTAGTCGTGACCGATGCAATGTTCACTAAGCTTGCTCCATTGTTAGCAGGTGCCGTGTAAGCAATGCTGTTCGTAACGGAGCTGCCACCGGCCGCTGACGTAAGTGCTTGGAACGTGACAACGCCAGTGCTGGCATTGTAAGTCGCGCCATTCGGATACGTTGCTACGTCGCCGTTCACGGAGCTAGGGGCACTGCCGCCGATGGTTACGGCACTAGTGCCGCTTGTGGCAAGTCCTGCTGCGATGTTGACCGTTTGAACCACGTTGCCAGCAGGAGCTAGGCCGGTGTTGGTCGTCGTCACCGTATACGTCAGGCGTTGACCAGGCATGGCGGAAGTAGGACCGCTTAGAGCTGTCGTTACATCCGTAGCCGCCGAGTTCACCGTTGCCTGAGCCGTCGCTACGTTGTTGGCTGCTACGTTATCAAGCGTAGTAGCGCTCACATCGGCTGTGGCTGTTACAACACCCGAAGCCGGCGCAGTAAAGGTGATGGAGTAGGAATTGTTATTGGCAGCTCCTGCACTTTGCGAAGCTATTGACTTGAATGTGACAATGCCGGTGCTCGCATCATAAATTGCTCCATTGGCGTAGGTAGCCACCGTGCCCGAAACGGACGTTGGAGCTGCACCGCCGATTTTAACAACGTTGGCATCCGTGATAGCCGTAGGCAAGCCAGTGGGTATTGCTACTCGCGTCACGACGTCCGTTGCCGGATCTTTGCCAGCGTTGCCTTGCGTGACGTTGAATGTGATGGCAGAACCAGCGTTGATGCTAGCAGCTGATGATGTTACCGTCACGAATGTGTTAGCATTGGTAGTCGTTACGGGCGGAGCCGTTACACTGGTATTCACCGAAGCCGTGTTGTTGCCCGTGTTTGTATCAGCCGGCGCCGAGGCCACGCGAGCACTTACCGAGTAGTTGCTGCTTGGAGCAGTGAAGCTAACGGTGTTGTTAACCGTCTGCCCAGCGGCGAGCGACGTGATAGCCGGGAACGTCACAACGCGCGTTGTTGCGTCGTAAGTTGCGCCACCAGTCACGAAGATGTTGGCAGCCCCAACGGGTAGTGTCACCGTCTGCGTTACGTTAGGTGCAGCTGAGCTGGTGCCACTGTTCGTAGTTGATACATTGTATAGCACTTGGCTACCTGCCGTGATAGTGGCCGGACCGCTGATAGCCGTTGTGACGTCGTACACGGCCGTCGTGTTGTTGGTAGCCGTTGCCATGTTGTTGGCTGTTTGACCTGCTTCGTTCGACGTTGTGCTGATCGAAGCTGTTGCTACCACTGCGGCCGTCGTCGGTTGCGTGTAGGCGATGGTGGAGGTAACTAGCTGACCACTCGTGAGCGAAGTAATGCTAGGATACGTTACCAGGCCAGTTGTATTGTTGTAAGAGCCGGTCATGCCTGTGAAGGTGACCGTACCTAGGCCAGCGGGGAGTTGCACAGTTGCTACGACGCCGTTTGCCGTCTGGGGACCTGTTGCGCTTAAGTCGGTGAAGTTAACTGTGAACGTACCAGAACCGCCCGCGCTCACTGGGCCATTACCCGAAATAGTAGCTGCTACATCCGAAACCGCATTTACGGTCAGGTTGAGTGTTGCTTGATCGGGAGCGGCATTCACTCCCTGCCCTGATGTGGTTGCCACCGTGCTGCTCATGGGTACAGAACCCGTTGTGGTTGGAGCGGTGAAGGCAAAGCTGAACGAGTTGGTAGCGCCACCAGCTAACGTGGTTGTGGTGCCTCTGAAGTAGAGCACGCGCGTGCTTGGTTCGTAAGTCGTGCCCGGATACGCCGTTTGGATAGTGCTCAGCTGAGTGCTCGTGAACGTGGCACCTGCTGGCAGCGTCACACGCTGTGTTACACCGTCGGCCGAGTTCGGACCGTTGTTAGTGAAGGTAGCTAGGTACGTGCCCGAAGGCTGGCCAGCATCCAACGTAGCCGGACCAGTTAGCGTCGTTGTGACATCCGAGGCGCAAACGGAACCCGTTGCGCTGTTGGCAATGCTGCTGCTGATCTGAGCATTTACTACGCCCACCAAGCCAGCAGCTGCGCCGAAAGCCACGCCGCCTGTCGTTGTGCCGTTAGCACCGCTCGAAACTGAAGTGCCTTTCACGGTACCGTTGGCCAAGATGACGCCGCCACCGCCACCGCCACCAGGTCCATGAGCACCGCCAGAACCACCTGTGTTGGTTCCGCCGTCACTGCCATTGGCCGTGAGCGTAACGTTTATTAAACCAGCAGGATTTGTAGCCGTGACCAAGATAGAGCCACCAGCGCCGCCGCCGCCGCCGCCATCGTCAACTACGGTGTTATTAGGTGCTGCACCACTAGCAATGATGGAGCCAGTGCCCGTAATAGAGCCAGTACGTAGGATGACGATGCCACCACCTGCTTTACCACTGCTAGCAAAGCCATTATTGGGAGTGCCGGTGCCATTGTTTGTAGAGCCAGCACCACCGCCGCCACCTAGAACGAGGCGGTTGCTGTTGACTGCCGCGAAGTTGGCGCCAGGTTCGCCGCCAATGGCTAGGTTGCTGAAGAAGTTGTTGCCGCCACGACCACCAGCGCCACCATTGGCACCGCCGCCGCCGCCGCTGTTATCGATGTTGTTGTTGCCACCGCCACCAGCGTTGCCGGGGGCACCACGGCTGGCGCTGCCGCCGTTCGGGTAGCCATCCGTATTCGTATCCAACACGGCAGTGCCTGTGTTCACATAGCGCGGAGTGCCGGCCGTGCCTTCACCCTTTTGCGCATTGTAGTCAGAAGCTGTGGTTGTAACGTAAGAAGCGTCATTGCCCGTAACAGTCGATTGAACACGACCAGCACCACCACGGAAACCGGCACCCGTTACATCGAGGTTGAAGTTGTTCAGGCTCGTCTGGCCCGCTACGTCAATCACGAGGATACCACCCGTGGAGCCATTCCATGGGCTAGGCGTGATGGTAGCACCTAGGGTAAGGTTGCCATACTGCGGCACGCGAATCACTTGGAAGCGTCGCTGACCGGAAGTTGTCGTTGCGGCAGCATTTTGGTAGCCGAACTTCAACCCATTAACGAGTTGAATGGTACCGCCACTAGCGGCCGTCACGGTGTTAGCCGCCACTACATACTCGTACTGACCCGCAATGAAGTTTGTGTTATTTAAGTTGCCATTGGCTGCACCACCCGCTACACCGTCGCCGTACGCATCGCTGTTGCTGTTGTCGATGTCAGCCCCCTGCATCTGGATAACCAGCAGAAGGTCGCCAGCCGTGATATCGGTTTGAGCTCCAGCTGCAGCGGTCACCTGAATCGACTTTGCTCCAGCGGCTAGAGTCTGGGCAGTAATACTAGGATAATACGCATCGGGATTAATCGTCAGGCCTATGGCGTTTCCGTCTTTGCCGGGGATAGCACAAGCTGCGGCAATGCCACTGGCTCCGGTTGCCGTTACTGGGATGGTGTACGTAGCCGGTGTCGCATCTTTCTGTCCTTGGTCGTCGGTTACAGTGTACGTGAAGTTGACCGGGCCACTGTATGTTACTGCCGGAATAAAGGAAAGCTGAGTAGCCTGCGTCGGCGTCAGTACTAGTCCGGGGAAGTTGGTCGTATTCAGAATAGCGCCGTTGACGTAGAGTGTGCCTTGGTCAGAAGGTGGTAGGGCCGTAATCGTGTACGACTGCACCGTGCCATCGACTGCTGCGCTGAGGTTATTGATAGCTGTGGCGCCAATGCCGGCGGGCAAGCTAGCATTCGTGATGTCTTTGGCTGCTGGGTCCAAGCGGCACCAAGTCATTTGGTCGATACCAATACCCGCAGAAGCACCATCGTTGCCTGCTCCAACGTTCTGATACGTTATAGTTAAGCTTTTAATAGGGCTAGGAAAGTAAGCTATTACTGTTCCATCTACGCTGCTAGTAGTGTTGGCAGTACCAGTTGCCACGTTGCCGCTGGTCGCTACGATAGCTGAGTTGCTGTTGACCTTTGATAAAGAAGGCAGAACGGGAATAGTACCATCGCTACCGGTAAAGATGACCCGGTCAATAAATCCACCACCAATATCAATATCTTGTATCCGTACGGCGAAGTTTGATACTAGGCGAGAGAAGGTATATGT
This Hymenobacter sp. GOD-10R DNA region includes the following protein-coding sequences:
- a CDS encoding T9SS type A sorting domain-containing protein gives rise to the protein MNYTNTGTTGDERTRTRAVNGTSFTFNGYTSTVPAGQTNIFSVGTSGNLSGQSLVWQQDNQNVVGANSSSVTLTFTRPVNNLTFQFQDIDSDVNFIDDLVFEPYINGSTTPATLTSANFATNANNEYVSGGRVRGKGGNVAAGNTAGDLTATMPAGVTKLVLYYNNSAAASAAGRLQTIGINSISWCAQADLFTQFITAPDNSVPGQSLTYTVQFGNNGPDVAASNVVRQVTVPAGATVTNAGGGTYSAINNTITWPTVTTLNSGSSTSFTYTYTAPLALSEYNNIATISAGTASSDPTENNTSTRKVLVTPASAPCTTAPVTFAFADRTTGEDWKARAQESVPSANGPTKIGTSNYTFNNTAGSLQIGTLNNQGVLVWTNDFSTTNGSNSIQFNFSRPVSNFSVEVNNINSQSGLLATDYTDQVVFAGSNGTSSVTPTLTSSGGVTIVGATATGNSTTNATVTASFPRAINTLTITFNNGNPALNNPDQQIIGIVGMTWCRLAPVANDVTNSATLPSTAGQVTLDPLSSSVDGTVQSYTITAIPASSQGILYYNATGSTYQPVSNGQVLTAAQAASLRFDPAAGNMGTSAQFTYTVKDDASLTSTTAATFTIPLQYVAPCTVTTTLNYSTRAAGEDWQNRTAEAVPTGSSVTQVSTTGYNPGANSANSFNTATLNGVQSLLWSVDYSANSTNSSSVTYTFSRLVSNFAVRIQDIDIGGGFIDRVIFTGSDGTIPVLPSLSKVNSNSAIVATSGNVATGTANTTSSVDGTVIAYFPSPIKSLTITYQNVGAGNDGASAGIGIDQMTWCRLDPAAKDITNASLPAGIGATAINNLSAAVDGTVQSYTITALPPSDQGTLYVNGAILNTTNFPGLVLTPTQATQLSFIPAVTYSGPVNFTYTVTDDQGQKDATPATYTIPVTATGASGIAAACAIPGKDGNAIGLTINPDAYYPSITAQTLAAGAKSIQVTAAAGAQTDITAGDLLLVIQMQGADIDNSNSDAYGDGVAGGAANGNLNNTNFIAGQYEYVVAANTVTAASGGTIQLVNGLKFGYQNAAATTTSGQRRFQVIRVPQYGNLTLGATITPSPWNGSTGGILVIDVAGQTSLNNFNLDVTGAGFRGGAGRVQSTVTGNDASYVTTTASDYNAQKGEGTAGTPRYVNTGTAVLDTNTDGYPNGGSASRGAPGNAGGGGNNNIDNSGGGGGANGGAGGRGGNNFFSNLAIGGEPGANFAAVNSNRLVLGGGGGAGSTNNGTGTPNNGFASSGKAGGGIVILRTGSITGTGSIIASGAAPNNTVVDDGGGGGGAGGSILVTATNPAGLINVTLTANGSDGGTNTGGSGGAHGPGGGGGGGVILANGTVKGTSVSSGANGTTTGGVAFGAAAGLVGVVNAQISSSIANSATGSVCASDVTTTLTGPATLDAGQPSGTYLATFTNNGPNSADGVTQRVTLPAGATFTSTQLSTIQTAYPGTTYEPSTRVLYFRGTTTTLAGGATNSFSFAFTAPTTTGSVPMSSTVATTSGQGVNAAPDQATLNLTVNAVSDVAATISGNGPVSAGGSGTFTVNFTDLSATGPQTANGVVATVQLPAGLGTVTFTGMTGSYNNTTGLVTYPSITSLTSGQLVTSTIAYTQPTTAAVVATASISTTSNEAGQTANNMATATNNTTAVYDVTTAISGPATITAGSQVLYNVSTTNSGTSSAAPNVTQTVTLPVGAANIFVTGGATYDATTRVVTFPAITSLAAGQTVNNTVSFTAPSSNYSVSARVASAPADTNTGNNTASVNTSVTAPPVTTTNANTFVTVTSSAASINAGSAITFNVTQGNAGKDPATDVVTRVAIPTGLPTAITDANVVKIGGAAPTSVSGTVATYANGAIYDASTGIVTFKSIASQSAGAANNNSYSITFTAPASGVVTATADVSATTLDNVAANNVATAQATVNSAATDVTTALSGPTSAMPGQRLTYTVTTTNTGLAPAGNVVQTVNIAAGLATSGTSAVTIGGSAPSSVNGDVATYPNGATYNASTGVVTFQALTSAAGGSSVTNSIAYTAPANNGASLVNIASVTTNSAETSLTNNTAMVTTTIMASADVQVRLTGPSTIVAGNPLTYAVTTTNNGGSVAASVTTTVQLPSGLTGVVVRDAAGNVLPNSTTSGYNSADGVVRFPAQSNQSVGNDAATSGTITLNAPASTNVLVPVATAMVTGTTDPNVSNNSASLATTVQPATTAQNDLTTILLANVVTQTAGQPVTFTVTTTNAATSTGTATGVVQTVQLPAGLTSNGGTVVVTGGGSYDNVTGLVTFPSTSIPNTGAAGAVTNTITVSKAPSIDPMVAIAAVRGNESDPTTSDNTTVVKIAITSSVDVATSITGPATTVAGNTVNYSVVTRNNSASPATNVTQTVTLPAGVTSYSLNGGAPITVASGATITILVPSTLNPGDVNTVTNTISFTAPSTSFAVVSNVRATGDNGTTGNNTATQNTATTSNRAPVAANLINTLQSPEGNTAGPLLLSSLSATDADGNTDIKTYTIATLPSNTQGILYNGTTALAPGATVTLADIAKLTFDPAAGYVGNASFTYTATDAAGATSLPATYLIPVGQDVNSVYTNTTPKGGNNPYQDSDIISNAFDANGGTYNAASPQAITDNGVRSAALASGSNALPAGVTINSTTGVLTVSNRALLKSGTYTVTITTVDANGGTNTQPVTFTIGSLPLPVELTAFTATAKGNDAVLAWSTASEKANDHFEVERSLDGITFVAAGTVKGQGTSTTAHEYSLLDARAARLGQKIYYRLKQVDTDGTVAYSPVRTVAFVTEPAQVNVSLYPNPTTAEAHLDLSTLPTGTYTVSLVDLSGRTIATQVVDGGLVHVLHVQHLPSGAYLILINGKDTHITKRLLKQ